A stretch of the Arachis stenosperma cultivar V10309 chromosome 6, arast.V10309.gnm1.PFL2, whole genome shotgun sequence genome encodes the following:
- the LOC130934674 gene encoding inositol transporter 1-like translates to MVINYNMSGSSDYLEKHPERRISFSQNFYIVGVTFAAGIGGLLFGYDTGVISGALLYIKDDFEVVKNSSFLQELIVAMALIGAIFGAAIGGYINDSLGRKAATIVADICFTVGSLLIAVAPNPTLIIVGRFFVGLGIGFASVTAPMYIAEISPSEIRGGLVSVNCLMITTGQFLSFVINYGLTRVPGTWRWMLGIAGTPAVIQLVLMVFLPESPRWLYLKNRKEEATNVLSKIYPSPRLEDEIYILEAHMEQEQKDKVKVKYTDVFKLKEIRVAFICGAGLQAFQQLTGISVIMYYNPTIIQLAGFKSNESALFLSLIVSAINAGGTIIGIYLIDIVGRKKLTLSSLTGVVGSLILLSASCYVRGHGNPSLVYGWLAVAGLALYIIFFAPGMGPVPWAVNTEIYPEEFRGICGGMSATINWVGSVIMSISFLSFVDAIGLGESFMILLVVACVAIVFVIFCMPETKGLTFEEVSNIWKEKAYGKNKNIESIVEQAST, encoded by the exons atgGTTATAAACTATAACATGT CAGGAAGCTCTGATTATTTGGAGAAACATCCAGAGCGCAGAATATCATTTTCCCAAAATTTTTACATTGTTGGAGTTACTTTTGCGGCTGGTATTGGTGGCCTTCTATTTGGTTATGATACTG GTGTGATATCTGGTGCTCTCTTGTACATAAAAGATGATTTTGAAGTTGTAAAGAACAGTAGTTTTCTTCAG GAACTAATAGTTGCCATGGCCTTAATTGGTGCAATTTTTGGTGCCGCCATTGGTGGTTACATTAATGATTCTTTAGGGCGTAAGGCTGCCACTATTGTGGCAGATATTTGTTTCACAGTAGGATCACTCTTGATCGCCGTCGCACCAAATCCCACTCTTATCATAGTTGGCCGGTTTTTTGTTGGCCTAGGTATAGGTTTCGCTTCTGTTACTGCTCCTATGTATATCGCAGAAATATCACCGTCTGAAATAAGAGGTGGATTAGTTAGTGTCAATTGTCTTATGATCACAACTGGccaatttctttcctttgtcATCAATTATGGTTTGACTAGA GTTCCTGGAACATGGCGTTGGATGCTTGGAATTGCAGGTACACCAGCTGTTATTCAGTTGGTTCTTATGGTCTTCCTTCCTGAGTCCCCCAGATGGCTATATTTGAAG AATAGGAAGGAGGAGGCTACCAATGTTCTTTCTAAGATATACCCATCTCCCCGGTTGGAGGACGAAATATATATTCTTGAAGCTCACATGGAGCAAGAACAAAAGGATAAGGTCAAAGTTAAATACACTGATGTATTTAAGTTGAAAGAAATCAGAGTTGCGTTCATATGTGGCGCTGGACTTCAAGCATTCCAACAACTTACCGGTATTAGTGTTATAATGTACTATAACCCAACAATCATTCAATTGGCTGGCTTCAAATCAAACGAATCGGCTTTGTTCTTATCCCTCATTGTTTCTGCAATTAATGCCGGTGGCACAATTATTGGCATTTACCTTATTGACATTGTAGGGCGAAAGAAGCTTACACTTAGTAGCTTAACAGGTGTGGTTGGATCGTTGATCCTACTCTCTGCTTCATGTTATGTTAGAGGACATGGCAACCCGAGTTTAGTTTATGGATGGCTTGCTGTTGCGGGTTTGGCTTTGTATATTATATTCTTTGCACCCGGAATGGGTCCTGTTCCTTGGGCTGTGAACACAGAGATATACCCTGAAGAGTTTAGAGGAATATGTGGTGGCATGTCTGCAACAATTAATTGGGTTGGTAGTGTCATCATGTCtattagcttcctttcttttgtGGATGCTATTGGGCTTGGTGAGAGTTTTATGATTCTTTTGGTTGTTGCTTGTGTTgcaatagtttttgtgattttctgTATGCCAGAGACAAAAGGGTTGACTTTTGAAGAAGTTTCAAATATTTGGAAAGAGAAAGCCtatggaaaaaataaaaacatagagAGCATAGTTGAGCAAGCAAGTACATGA
- the LOC130934675 gene encoding inositol transporter 1-like — MVINYNMSGSSDYLEKHPERRISFSQNFYIVGVTFAAGIGGLLFGYDTGVISGALLYIKDDFEVVKNSSFLQELIVAMALIGAIFGAAIGGYINDSLGRKAATIVADICFTVGSLLIAVAPNPTLIIVGRFFVGLGVGFASVTAPMYIAEVSPSEIRGGLVSVNCLMITTGQFLSFVINYGLTRVPGTWRWMLGIAGTPAVIQLVLMVFLPESPRWLYLKNRKEEATNVLSKIYPSPRLEDEIYILEAHMEQEQKDKVKVKYTDVLKLKEIRVAFICGAGLQAFQQLTGISVIMYYSPTIIQLAGFKSNESALFLSLIVSAINAGGTIIGIYLIDIVGRKKLTLSSLTGVVGSLILLSASCYVRGHGNPSLVYGWLAVAGLALYIIFFAPGMGPVPSAVNTEIYPEEFRGICGGMSATINWVGSVIMSISFLSFVVAIGLGESFMILLVVACVAIVFVIFCMPETKGLTFGEVSNIWKEKAYGKNKNIESIVEQAST, encoded by the exons atgGTTATAAACTATAACATGT CAGGAAGCTCTGATTATTTGGAGAAACATCCAGAGCGCAGAATATCATTTTCCCAAAATTTTTACATTGTTGGAGTTACTTTTGCGGCTGGTATTGGTGGCCTTCTATTTGGTTATGATACTG GTGTGATATCTGGTGCTCTCTTGTACATAAAAGATGATTTTGAAGTTGTAAAGAACAGTAGTTTTCTTCAG GAACTAATAGTTGCCATGGCCTTAATTGGTGCAATTTTCGGTGCCGCCATTGGTGGTTACATTAATGATTCTTTAGGGCGTAAGGCTGCCACTATTGTGGCAGATATTTGTTTCACAGTAGGATCACTCTTGATCGCCGTCGCACCAAATCCCACTCTTATCATAGTTGGCCGGTTTTTTGTTGGCCTAGGTGTAGGTTTCGCTTCTGTTACTGCTCCTATGTATATCGCAGAAGTATCACCGTCTGAAATAAGAGGTGGATTAGTTAGTGTCAATTGTCTTATGATCACAACTGGccaatttctttcctttgtcATCAATTATGGTTTGACTAGA GTTCCTGGAACATGGCGTTGGATGCTTGGAATTGCAGGTACACCAGCTGTTATTCAGTTGGTTCTTATGGTCTTCCTTCCTGAGTCCCCCAGATGGCTATATTTGAAG AATAGGAAGGAGGAGGCTACCAATGTTCTTTCTAAGATATACCCATCTCCCCGGTTGGAGGACGAAATATATATTCTTGAAGCTCACATGGAGCAAGAACAAAAGGATAAGGTCAAAGTTAAATACACTGATGTACTTAAGTTGAAAGAAATCAGAGTTGCGTTCATATGTGGCGCTGGACTTCAAGCATTCCAACAACTTACCGGTATTAGTGTTATAATGTACTATAGCCCAACAATCATTCAATTGGCTGGCTTCAAATCAAACGAATCGGCTTTGTTCTTATCCCTCATTGTTTCTGCAATTAATGCCGGTGGCACAATTATTGGCATTTACCTTATTGACATTGTAGGGCGAAAGAAGCTTACACTTAGTAGCTTAACAGGTGTGGTTGGATCGTTGATCCTACTATCTGCTTCATGTTATGTTAGAGGACATGGCAACCCGAGTTTAGTTTACGGATGGCTTGCTGTTGCGGGTTTGGCTTTGTATATTATATTCTTTGCACCCGGAATGGGTCCTGTTCCTTCGGCTGTGAACACAGAGATATACCCTGAAGAGTTTAGAGGAATATGTGGTGGCATGTCTGCAACAATTAATTGGGTTGGTAGTGTCATCATGTCtattagcttcctttcttttgtGGTTGCTATTGGGCTTGGTGAGAGTTTTATGATCCTTTTGGTTGTTGCTTGTGTTgcaatagtttttgtgattttctgTATGCCAGAGACAAAAGGGTTGACTTTTGGAGAAGTTTCAAATATTTGGAAAGAGAAAGCCtatggaaaaaataaaaacatagagAGCATAGTTGAGCAAGCAAGTACATGA